TAATACTGCCGAATTGGCCCGTTCTTTTGGCATTGCCGATACCACTGCTAGGCGTTATTTGGATCTCCTCAGCGGCACCTTTATGGTGAGGCAGCTTCAGCCTTTTATTGCAAATATTAAGAAGCGCCAGATTCGGTCGCCCAAAATTTACTTCCGCGACAGCGGATTGTTGCATCAACTGATGGGTGTTTATGATAATTCTAGCCTTTTAACTCACATAAAATGTGGCGCATCTTGGGAGGGGTTTGCCTTGGAGCAGGTTGTTAGATTAAAGGCTGCTCATCCTAGTGATTGTTTCTTTTGGGGAATTCATGGACAAGGCGAGGTAGATCTCTTAATTCGCCAGCGTGGAAAAATTGAAGCCTTCGAGTTTAAATATAGCTCGGCACCACAGGCCACTAAGTCGATGCATGTTGCCCTCCAGACATTGCCTATTGAAAGCCTTACGGTAGTTGCGCCAGTGGAAGAGAGATTTTATATGGCGGAACGCATCGCCGTTTCGCCATTGGATGGCATTGTGGCGGAAGAGCAATCGAACTAGTATCCCTATTGAGAGGGATGCCATGAGCGACAAAAGGCCTAAAGAAATACACCCTTTAATCGTTTGTTCTGCTTGACATTCGCTCTTCATATTAGCTATAAGCTCAAATTACTTATGAAAAGAACATATCAACCAGGTAAAATTAGTAGGTTAAGAACCCACGGCTTTTTAGCAAGAATGGCTTCTAAGGCCGGGCGCAATGTCTTGAAGCGTCGCAGGGCTCATGGGCGTAAGGCCATTTGTGTCAGCATCCCCAAGAAGGGTCGAAAGCGCTAGTCTT
The nucleotide sequence above comes from Deltaproteobacteria bacterium. Encoded proteins:
- the rpmH gene encoding 50S ribosomal protein L34; amino-acid sequence: MKRTYQPGKISRLRTHGFLARMASKAGRNVLKRRRAHGRKAICVSIPKKGRKR
- a CDS encoding DUF4143 domain-containing protein; translated protein: GGYPLSFLAKSDSDAFTWLAAYIRTYLEQDIPGLGISIPADTLRRFWMMLVHCHGNILNTAELARSFGIADTTARRYLDLLSGTFMVRQLQPFIANIKKRQIRSPKIYFRDSGLLHQLMGVYDNSSLLTHIKCGASWEGFALEQVVRLKAAHPSDCFFWGIHGQGEVDLLIRQRGKIEAFEFKYSSAPQATKSMHVALQTLPIESLTVVAPVEERFYMAERIAVSPLDGIVAEEQSN